The Pseudomonas rhizosphaerae genomic sequence TTGAGCTACCTGGGCGACTTCCTGTTCAGCCCCCAGCGTGCGCGCACGCCGGTCAAGGCATTGTCCGGCGGTGAACGCGCTCGGCTGCTGCTGGCCAAGCTGTTCAGCAAGCCGGCCAACCTGCTGGTGCTGGACGAACCGACCAACGACCTCGACGTCGAGACCCTTGAGCTGCTCGAGGAAGTGCTGTCCAGCTTCAAGGGCACCGTGTTGATGGTCAGCCACGACCGTGCATTCCTCGACAACGTGGTCACCAGCACCCTGGTGTTCGAAGGCGAGGGCAAGGTTCGCGAGTACGTCGGCGGCTATCAGGACTGGATCCGCCAGGGCGGCTCGCCCAAGCTGCTGGGCGTGACCGAGAACAAGTCGGGCAAGGCCGAACTCAACAGCGCTGTGGTCAAGGCGCCTGAACCCGCAGTGGTGGAAGCGCCAGCGCCGGCGAAGAAGAAGCTGAGCTACAAGTTGCAGCGCGAACTGGAGGCCCTGCCCGGCCAGATCGATGCCAAGGAGCAGGAAATCTCCGGGCTTGAGGCCGAGATGGCCGATGCAGGTTTCTACCAGCGCCCTGCGGCAGAAACCGCAGCGGTGATGGCCAAGCTGGAAGCTTCGCAGGCCGAGCTGGAAGCGATGGTCGAGCGCTGGGCCGAACTCGACGCCTGAGTGCCTGTGCTGCAATATCAGCGGGGCCGAAATCAGTCATTCGGCCCCGCTGATGAGCTTACTCGGCGCGCTTGACCAAACGAACTGCGAGCACGTCGCACGGAGCACCGTGCAGCACGTCGTTGGCGGTCGAACCCAGCAGCAACGCCAGGCCGTGACGGCCATGGCTGCCCACCACCACCAGATCGCACTCGGACTTCTTCGCCAGGTTGTGGATTTCCTGGCGCGGCTGGCCGTAGGTCAGGTGGCAGTCGCCCACCACCAGGTCCGGGTACTTGACCTTCAGCGTTTCCAGGCGCTCCTTGGCCTGATCGAACTGCTGCTGTTGCAACTGCGAAAGATCCATCGGCACGTCCCCGCCGAATGCCATGGCCATCGGTTCTACAATGTGCACTAGCGAGAGCTTGGCGCCATTGCTGACCGCCAGTTCCCTGGCCCGTTTGATGACCGGGTCACACTCTTCGGTGAGGTCGACGGCGACCAGAATGTGTTGGTAGGGCATGAGAAGCACTCCTGACGATTGCGATAGCTTGAGTATGGACTGTTTGGGCGGGGCGCAACATGAACAACCCTCACCGATCTTTTTGAAACGCTTAGCGGGTGTACTCTTTATGACGGTCTGGATAGTCGTGTCAATCCTTGCGCTGATTCTCAGCCCCATGGTATGGCTGCGGCCCTCGCGCAGCCAGAGCGGGCGCATGGCCGTGCGCATGCAGGCCCGGCGCATGGGCCTGGCGATGCAACTGGCGCCGCAGCAGTGGCCACACTGGTTGAGCGTCGAGCCCCCCGACCCCTGCGCGCAATACCATCGGCCACGCCGCAAGGGACGGGTCGACAGCTGGAGCTACTGGCAGACCGAACCCGGTGTGTGGTGCAACCAATGGCGCGAAGCCTGCGCCGATCCCGACCTGCTACCGCACCTGTCGACGCTGCCGGCCGATGTCTACAAGCTCGAGGCCGGCCCGCAGATGCTGGCCCTTTACTGGGGCGAGAAGGGCGATGAAAAGGTGCTTCAGGATATTGCCAAAGTCCTTCGAGCGCTGGCCTGAGCGCATTCTCGAGCTATCGTCATATGCCTGCGGCAGCCTGTCGCAGGTGTGCGTTTCTTCATATTCCGGAAATGACCGCAAAGTCGCGTTTTCAAAGGCCTTGCGCGGCATTTGACAATCGTCCGCAATTCCGTGAATGTACACGCACCCCAATCAAACGGGCGTATGAATCGAGCGTTTTTCTCTCGCGCTCCAGCATTATCCCGACTACCGCGCTGACGGGTATGCCTGGCTACAGAGAGCGGCGGCCATGTACCGCCCCCTTTTTACCCAGCGTCCGGCGTGTACTGTTCAGCTTCCATATCGTGGAGATCAGTGGATGATTTACGAAGGTAAAGCCATCTCGGTGAAGGCTCTTGAAAGCGGCATCGTCGAACTGCGGTTCGACCTCAAGGGCGAGTCCGTCAACAAGTTCAACCGTCTCACGCTCGAAGAACTGCGCGAAGCGATCGCGGCGATCAAGGCCGACGCATCGGTCCAGGGCGTAATCGTCAGCAGCGGCAAGGACGTCTTCATCGTCGGCGCCGACATCACCGAGTTCGTCGAGAATTTCAAACTGCCCGAAGCCGAACTGGTCGCGGGCAATCTGTTGGCCAACCGCATCTTCAGCGACTTCGAGGATCTCGAAGTGCCCACCGTCGCTGCCATCAACGGCATCGCCCTGGGTGGTGGCCTGGAGATGTGCCTGGCGGCCGACTACCGGATCATGTCCAGCGAAGCGAAGGTGGGCCTGCCTGAAGTCAAGCTGGGCATCTACCCAGGCTTTGGCGGTACGGTGCGCCTGCCGCGCATCATCGGCGCCGACAATGCCATCGAGTGGATCGCCTCTGGCAAGGAAAACGGCGCCGACGACGCCCTCAAGGTGGGTGCGGTCGATGCGGTCGTGGCGCCGGACAAGCTGGAAGCTGCTGCGTTGGATCTGGTCAAGCGGGCCATCAGCGGCGAATTCGACTACAAGGCCAAGCGCCAGCCCAAGCTGGCCAAGCTCAAGCTCAATGCCATTGAGCAGATGATGGCCTTCGAAACCGCCAAGGGGTTCGTCGCAGGCCAGGCCGGGCCCAACTACCCGGCGCCGGTCGAAGCGATCAAGACCATCCAGAAAGCCGCCAGTTTCGGCCGCGAGAAAGCCCTGGAGATCGAGGCCGCCGGTTTTGCCAAGATGGCCAAGACCTCGGCCGCGCAGAGCCTCATCGGCCTGTTCCTCAACGATCAGGAACTCAAGCGCAAGGCCCGTGGCTACGACAAGGTGGCTCGCGATGTGAGTCAGGCGGCCGTGCTGGGCGCTGGCATCATGGGCGGCGGTATCGCCTACCAGTCGGCGCTCAAGGGCACGCCGATCCTGATGAAGGACATCAACGAGAAGGGCATCGAACAGGGCCTGGCCGAAGCTTCCAAGCTGCTGGGCGCCCGGGTCGAGAAGGGCCGACTGACGCCTGCGAAAATGGCCGAGGCGCTCAACGACATTCGTCCGACGCTTTCCTATGGCGATTTCGGCCATGTCGACATCGTCGTCGAAGCCGTGGTGGAAAACCCCAAGGTCAAGCAGGCGGTACTGGCCGAGGTCGAGGCGCAGGTGAAGGACGACACCATCCTGGCGTCCAACACCTCGACCATTTCCATCAACCTGCTGGCCCAGGCACTCAAGCGCCCGGAAAACTTCGTTGGCATGCACTTCTTCAACCCGGTGCACATGATGCCGCTGGTCGAAGTGATTCGTGGCGAAAAATCCAGTGAAGTCGCCGTCGCGACCACCGTGGCCTATGCCCGCAAGATGGGCAAGAACCCGATCGTAGTGAACGACTGCCCCGGCTTCCTGGTGAACCGCGTGCTGTTTCCCTACTTCGGTGGTTTCGCCCGCCTGGTCAGCGCCGGCGTGGATTTCGTTCGCATCGACAAAGTCATGGAAAAGTTCGGCTGGCCAATGGGTCCGGCCTACCTGATGGACGTGGTCGGCATCGACACCGGCCACCATGGCCGTGACGTGATGGCCGAAGGGTTCCCGGATCGCATGAAGGACGAGCGTCGCTCGGCCATCGACGCGCTCTACGAAGCCAACCGCCTGGGGCAGAAGAACGGCAAGGGCTTCTATGCCTACGAGACCGACAAGCGTGGCAAGCCTAAGAAAGTCGCCGATCCTGCCGCTCTCGATGTGCTCAAGCCAGTGATCTACGAGCAGCGCGAAGTCAGCGACGAGGACATCGTCAACTGGATGATGATCCCACTGTGCCTGGAAACCGTACGCTGCCTGGAAGACGGCATCGTGGAAACCGCCGCCGAGGCCGACATGGGCCTGGTCTACGGTATCGGTTTCCCTCCCTTCCGTGGCGGCGCGCTGCGCTACATCGATTCGCTGGGCGTTGCCGAGTTCGTCGCCCTGGCCGACCGCTACGCCGAGCTGGGTCCGCTGTACCAGCCAACGCCGAAGCTTCGTGAAATGGCGCGCACCGGGCAGACCTTCTTCGGGCAAGCGGCCAACGTACAGAACAAGGGTGAATGACTTATGAGCTTGAATCCTAGAGACGTGGTGATCGTCGACTTCGGTCGCACCCCCATGGGCCGCTCCAAGGGCGGCATGCACCGCAACACCCGCGCCGAGGACATGTCGGCGCACTTGATCAGCAAGCTGCTGGAACGCAATGCCAAGGTCGATCCGGCCGAAGTCGAGGACGTGATCTGGGGCTGCGTCAACCAGACCCTGGAGCAGGGCTGGAACATCGCGCGCATGGCGTCGCTGATGACCCAGATCCCGCACACGGCAGCCGGCCAGACCGTCAGCCGTCTGTGCGGCTCCTCGATGAGCGCACTGCACACCGCGGCCCAGGCCATCATGACCGGCAACGGCGACGTGTTCGTGGTCGGTGGCGTCGAGCACATGGGCCACGTCGGCATGATGCACGGCGTCGATCCCAACCCGCACATGTCGCTGTACGCTGCCAAGGCCTCGGGCATGATGGGCCTGACCGCCGAGATGCTTGGTAAAATGCACGGCATCACCCGCGAACAGCAGGACGCATTCGGTGTTCGCTCGCACCAGTTGGCGCACCAGGCCACGGTGCAGGGCAAGTTCAAGGACGAGATCATCCCGATGCAGGGCTGTGACGAGAACGGTTTCATCAAGGTCTTCGACTACGATGAAACCATTCGTCCCGACACCACCCTGGAAAGCCTCGCCGCGCTCAAGCCTGCGTTCAACCCCAAGGGCGGTACGGTCACGGCTGGTACCTCGTCGCAGATCACCGACGGCGCCTCGTGCATGATCGTGATGTCGGCGCAGCGCGCCCAGGATCTGGGCATCACGCCATTGGCGGTGATCCGCTCGATGGCCGTGGCCGGTGTCGACCCCGCGATCATGGGCTATGGGCCGGTTCCAGCGACCCAGAAAGCGCTCAAGCGCGCAGGTCTGGGCATTGCCGACATCGACTTCATCGAGCTCAACGAAGCCTTCGCCGCACAGGCCCTGCCAGTGCTCAAGGATCTGAAAGTGCTCGACAAGATGAACGAGAAGGTTAACCTGCATGGCGGCGCCATCGCCTTGGGCCACCCTTTCGGTTGCTCAGGTGCCCGAATTTCCGGCACGCTGCTCAATGTCATGAAGCAGAACGGCGGGACTTTCGGCCTGTCTACCATGTGCGTAGGCCTGGGGCAGGGCATCACCACGGTTTTCGAGCGCGTCTAGTCCAGATGCATCGAGTCGAACGAACCGGGGCCCAGCGCCCCGGTTTTGTTTTTTTGGTTTTTTTGAGTCAGTATTTCAAGCGAGGCGCAACATGCATATACAGCCTGGGCTCTATCGTCACTACAAAGGCCCCGAGTATCGTGTCTACGGCGTCGCGCGCAGTTCCGAGGACGAGCAGGAAGTGGTGTTCTACCAGGCGCTGTACGGCGAATTCGGCCTTTGGGTTCGACCGCTGAGCATGTTCCTTGAGTCGGTCGAGGTTGACGGCGAGAGCGTCCCGCGCTTTGCTTTGATCGAGGCCGAACCCAGCCTGTTTTCCGTTCCGCAGGCGCCGACCGCTTGAACCCCGGCGCTTGACCTCACGTTCTCACCACTATATATAGCGGGGCCTCGCAAGGCGCCGCATGCCTTTCATTTCAAGAATTCAGGAATTTTCCGATCCATGGGCAAATCGCTGGTCATTGTGGAATCCCCGGCTAAGGCCAAGACCATCAACAAGTACCTGGGCGACCAGTACGTGGTGAAGTCGAGTATCGGCCATATCCGAGACTTGCCCACCAGTGGTTCGGCCAGCGCGAGCAAGGAGCCGGCCGCCAAGCGCGGCAAGGCTGCCGCTAGCGACGCGCCGGCGCTCTCGCCCAAGGAAAAGGCCCGCAAGCAATTGGTGGCACGCATGGGCGTGGACCCGGACCAAGGCTGGAAGGCCAAGTACGAGATCCTGCCCGGCAAGGAAAAGGTCATCGAGGAACTGCGCCGCCTGGCCAAGGATGCCGACACCATCTATCTGGCGACGGACTTGGACCGCGAGGGGGAAGCCATTGCCTGGCACCTGCGCGAAGCCATCGGTGGTGACGACAGCCGCTACAAGCGCGTGGTGTTCAACGAGATCACCAAGAAAGCCATCCAGGAGGCCTTCTCGCGTCCTGGCGAGCTGGACATCGACCGCGTCAACGCGCAGCAGGCTCGCCGTTTTCTCGACCGCGTCGTCGGCTACATGGTCTCGCCGCTGCTGTGGCAGAAGATCGCCCGTGGTTTGTCTGCCGGGCGCGTGCAGTCTGTCGCGGTGAAGCTGGTGGTCGAGCGTGAGCGCGAGATTCGTGCGTTCAACCCCGAAGAGTACTGGGAAGTGCATGCCGACCTGGCATCGGCCAAGGCGGCCAAGGTGCGCTTCGAAGTGGCCCGCGAGAACGGCGAGGCCTTCAAGCCCTTGAACGAAGCGCAGGCCATGGCCGCGCTGGCCAAGCTCAAGGACGCCAGCTACAGCATCGTCAAGCGCGAGGACAAGCCGACCAGCAGCAAGCCGTCGGCCCCTTTCATCACGTCCACCCTGCAGCAGGCGGCGAGCAACCGCCTCGGCTACGGCGTGAAGAAGACCATGATGATGGCGCAGCGCTTGTACGAGGCCGGCTACATCACTTACATGCGTACCGACTCCACCAACCTGTCGGTTGACGCCGTGCAGATGGCCCGGGCCTACATCGAAAGCGAGTTTGGCAAGCAGTACCTGCCCGAATCGCCAATGGTGTATGGCAGCAAGGAAGGCGCTCAGGAAGCCCACGAGGCCATTCGCCCCTCGGACGTGAACACTCACCCCAGCAAGCTCACCGGCATGGAGCGCGACGCCGAGCGCCTGTACGAGTTGATCTGGCGCCAGTTCCTGGCCTGCCAGATGCCGCCTGCCCAGTACCTGTCGACCACCGTCACCGTCGCTGCCAGCGATTTCGAGCTGCGCGCCAAGGGCCGCATTCTCAAGTTCGATGGTTACACTCGCGTGCTGCCGCAGATGAGCAAGCCGGGCGACGACGACGTGCTGCCGGACATGAGCCAGGGTGAGCAGCTCAAGTTGCTGCACCTGGACCCTACCCAGCACTTCACCAAGCCGCCTGCCCGCTATTCCGAAGCCAGCCTGGTGAAAGAGATGGAAAAACGCGGCATCGGTCGACCTTCGACCTACGCGGCGATCATTTCCACCATCCAGGACCGCGGCTACGTGGCGCTGCACAACCGTCGCTTCTATTCGGAAAAGATGGGCGACATCGTCACCGAGCGGCTGTCCGAGAGCTTCTCCAACCTGATGGACTACGGCTTCACCGCCGGCATGGAAGAGAACCTCGATGACGTGGCTCACGGTGAGCGCGACTGGAAGAACGTGCTCGACGAGTTCTACGGCGACTTCAAGGGCAAGCTCGATGTAGCAGGTGCTGCCGACAGCGGCATGCGCGCCAACCTGCCGACCCTGACCAACATCGCCTGCCGCGAATGCGGCCGCCCGATGATGATCCGCACCGCTTCCACCGGGGTGTTCCTGGGCTGTTCGGGCTACGCGTTGCCGCCCAAGGAGCGCTGCAAGTCGACCATCAACCTCATTCCGGGCGATGAGATCGCAGCCGACGATGAAGGTGAGTCCGAATCGCAGATCCTGCGCGGCAAGCATCGCTGTCCGATCTGTGCGACTGCCATGGATGCCTACCTGGTCGACGAGAAGCGCAAGCTGCACATCTGTGGCAACAACCCCGACTGCCCAGGCTATGAGATCGAAGAGGGCAACTACCGCATCAAGGGCTATGAAGGCCCCAGCCTGGAATGCGACAAGTGTGGCAGCGAGATGCAACTCAAGACGGGCCGTTTCGGCAAGTTCTTCGGTTGCACCAACCCGGAATGCAAGAACACCCGCAAGTTGCTCAAGAGCGGCGAGGCAGCACCACCGAAGATGGACGCGGTGAAAATGCCCGAGCTCAAGTGCGAAAAGGTCAACGACACCTACGTGCTGCGCGACGGCGCTTCGGGTCTGTTCCTGGCTGCCAGCCAGTTCCCC encodes the following:
- a CDS encoding universal stress protein, which encodes MPYQHILVAVDLTEECDPVIKRARELAVSNGAKLSLVHIVEPMAMAFGGDVPMDLSQLQQQQFDQAKERLETLKVKYPDLVVGDCHLTYGQPRQEIHNLAKKSECDLVVVGSHGRHGLALLLGSTANDVLHGAPCDVLAVRLVKRAE
- the fadB gene encoding fatty acid oxidation complex subunit alpha FadB, whose product is MIYEGKAISVKALESGIVELRFDLKGESVNKFNRLTLEELREAIAAIKADASVQGVIVSSGKDVFIVGADITEFVENFKLPEAELVAGNLLANRIFSDFEDLEVPTVAAINGIALGGGLEMCLAADYRIMSSEAKVGLPEVKLGIYPGFGGTVRLPRIIGADNAIEWIASGKENGADDALKVGAVDAVVAPDKLEAAALDLVKRAISGEFDYKAKRQPKLAKLKLNAIEQMMAFETAKGFVAGQAGPNYPAPVEAIKTIQKAASFGREKALEIEAAGFAKMAKTSAAQSLIGLFLNDQELKRKARGYDKVARDVSQAAVLGAGIMGGGIAYQSALKGTPILMKDINEKGIEQGLAEASKLLGARVEKGRLTPAKMAEALNDIRPTLSYGDFGHVDIVVEAVVENPKVKQAVLAEVEAQVKDDTILASNTSTISINLLAQALKRPENFVGMHFFNPVHMMPLVEVIRGEKSSEVAVATTVAYARKMGKNPIVVNDCPGFLVNRVLFPYFGGFARLVSAGVDFVRIDKVMEKFGWPMGPAYLMDVVGIDTGHHGRDVMAEGFPDRMKDERRSAIDALYEANRLGQKNGKGFYAYETDKRGKPKKVADPAALDVLKPVIYEQREVSDEDIVNWMMIPLCLETVRCLEDGIVETAAEADMGLVYGIGFPPFRGGALRYIDSLGVAEFVALADRYAELGPLYQPTPKLREMARTGQTFFGQAANVQNKGE
- the fadA gene encoding acetyl-CoA C-acyltransferase FadA, yielding MSLNPRDVVIVDFGRTPMGRSKGGMHRNTRAEDMSAHLISKLLERNAKVDPAEVEDVIWGCVNQTLEQGWNIARMASLMTQIPHTAAGQTVSRLCGSSMSALHTAAQAIMTGNGDVFVVGGVEHMGHVGMMHGVDPNPHMSLYAAKASGMMGLTAEMLGKMHGITREQQDAFGVRSHQLAHQATVQGKFKDEIIPMQGCDENGFIKVFDYDETIRPDTTLESLAALKPAFNPKGGTVTAGTSSQITDGASCMIVMSAQRAQDLGITPLAVIRSMAVAGVDPAIMGYGPVPATQKALKRAGLGIADIDFIELNEAFAAQALPVLKDLKVLDKMNEKVNLHGGAIALGHPFGCSGARISGTLLNVMKQNGGTFGLSTMCVGLGQGITTVFERV
- a CDS encoding DUF1653 domain-containing protein, which codes for MHIQPGLYRHYKGPEYRVYGVARSSEDEQEVVFYQALYGEFGLWVRPLSMFLESVEVDGESVPRFALIEAEPSLFSVPQAPTA
- the topA gene encoding type I DNA topoisomerase; this encodes MGKSLVIVESPAKAKTINKYLGDQYVVKSSIGHIRDLPTSGSASASKEPAAKRGKAAASDAPALSPKEKARKQLVARMGVDPDQGWKAKYEILPGKEKVIEELRRLAKDADTIYLATDLDREGEAIAWHLREAIGGDDSRYKRVVFNEITKKAIQEAFSRPGELDIDRVNAQQARRFLDRVVGYMVSPLLWQKIARGLSAGRVQSVAVKLVVEREREIRAFNPEEYWEVHADLASAKAAKVRFEVARENGEAFKPLNEAQAMAALAKLKDASYSIVKREDKPTSSKPSAPFITSTLQQAASNRLGYGVKKTMMMAQRLYEAGYITYMRTDSTNLSVDAVQMARAYIESEFGKQYLPESPMVYGSKEGAQEAHEAIRPSDVNTHPSKLTGMERDAERLYELIWRQFLACQMPPAQYLSTTVTVAASDFELRAKGRILKFDGYTRVLPQMSKPGDDDVLPDMSQGEQLKLLHLDPTQHFTKPPARYSEASLVKEMEKRGIGRPSTYAAIISTIQDRGYVALHNRRFYSEKMGDIVTERLSESFSNLMDYGFTAGMEENLDDVAHGERDWKNVLDEFYGDFKGKLDVAGAADSGMRANLPTLTNIACRECGRPMMIRTASTGVFLGCSGYALPPKERCKSTINLIPGDEIAADDEGESESQILRGKHRCPICATAMDAYLVDEKRKLHICGNNPDCPGYEIEEGNYRIKGYEGPSLECDKCGSEMQLKTGRFGKFFGCTNPECKNTRKLLKSGEAAPPKMDAVKMPELKCEKVNDTYVLRDGASGLFLAASQFPKNRETRAPLVLEIIPHKDEIDPKYSFLFDAPIKDPDGRPTVIRYSRKTKEQYVQSEVEGKPTGWKAFYDGKTWKVEDKR